Genomic segment of Mesotoga sp. BH458_6_3_2_1:
CTTTGAAAGATCACGACACTTTCGGAAGGAGAATGGCCGGGCTTGCATATATCACCGACGACCGGATGAAGAAGGGACTCGCTCCCGACAGAAGCATAATAGATAACAGCATAGCCGGTCACCACAAGTTCGGAAAGTTTGGAAAAGTTGCGATCAACAATTCAAAGGCGAGAGCTTTCGCCGAATCTATCATTGCCGATTATGACGTTCGTACAAGCAAGAACGGTAAAACGACTGTTAGCGCCCTTTCGGGTGGGAACATGCAGAAGCTTCTGGTCGGCCGGGAGATTGCCTTTGAACCGAAAGTCTTGCTCGCTGCCCAGCCGACGACTGGGGTAGATGTCGCTGCGAGAAAGCTCATTCATGATTCTTTCAGGAAGCTTTCGAAGGCTGGATCGGGAATAGTCCTTATAAGCGGTGATCTAGAGGAAATAATGGATCTTGCGAACAGAATAATCGTGCTTTATCGCGGGAGGGCCGTTGCCGAGTTGTCGTACCCTCATTACGATTCGACTGAGATCAGTTATTACATGACGGGGATAAGGGGGTCGCAAGATGTTCACTGCTCGAACGCTCAGCCTTAAGAAGCTCTCGTTCTCACTTCTGCTTGTAGTATGCATATTGTCTGTCTGGGCGCTGATAATCTGGTTTGGCGGTGAATCGCCTTTCAAGGGATTCTACTACATCATAGATGGTTCGCTGGGTAACCACTATCAAATACTCTCCACGCTGAACAAGATGGTCCCGCTCATTCTTGCCGCTGCCGCTGTGGCTGTTCCCGCATGGACCGGCATGTGGAACATAGGCGGGGAGGGACAGCTCCTTCTTGGTGCCTTCGGCGCGGCGCTTGTGGGTTTCTCCGTCGATTTTGGGGTCGGTCTGGTGAACATCATTGTTGCCCTGATTGTCTCTGCCGCATTTGGAATGGCGTGGGCGGCATGGCCGGCAATATTCAAGATCAAGCTTAAGATGGACGAGGTTGTCACGACACTTATGGGGAACTATATAGCTGCTCAGATAATAGCGTATCTAATAAACAAACCGTTCAGAGATCCAAAGTCGCCTCTTGCCCAGACCCCTTATATCAAGTCGAGTTTTGTGATTCCGTACCTTTTTGAAGGTTCGCAGTTCTCAGCCACATTCTTCGTTGCTATCGTTATCGTCCTTGCTCTCTTCATTTTCAGGAAGAGGTTTCTTCTGGGATACGAGTTCGAGATAACCGGCAGCAACTCTGTGTTCGCCGAGCTCAGCGGAGTGAGGGTCAGCAAGACAAAGATGCTGTCCATGCTGATCGGGGGAGCTCTCGCAGGGCTTGCCGGAGGCCTCCTTGTCTTGGGGATGACTCAAAGGGTCATGCAGAGTTTTTCACCGGGATACGGTTTCACCGGTCTCCTTGTCTGTCTTCTCGCTTTCAATAATCCACTGCTAATCGTAGGAATAGCCTTTCTCTTCTCCGTCCTTCATACCGGCAGCGTCAATCTTCAGTTGTTCTCGTCGGTTC
This window contains:
- a CDS encoding ABC transporter permease, giving the protein MFTARTLSLKKLSFSLLLVVCILSVWALIIWFGGESPFKGFYYIIDGSLGNHYQILSTLNKMVPLILAAAAVAVPAWTGMWNIGGEGQLLLGAFGAALVGFSVDFGVGLVNIIVALIVSAAFGMAWAAWPAIFKIKLKMDEVVTTLMGNYIAAQIIAYLINKPFRDPKSPLAQTPYIKSSFVIPYLFEGSQFSATFFVAIVIVLALFIFRKRFLLGYEFEITGSNSVFAELSGVRVSKTKMLSMLIGGALAGLAGGLLVLGMTQRVMQSFSPGYGFTGLLVCLLAFNNPLLIVGIAFLFSVLHTGSVNLQLFSSVPAEISGVLQAVMVLFVAAFKTFIVGRRDG